A part of Desulfobacter sp. genomic DNA contains:
- a CDS encoding long-chain fatty acid--CoA ligase — translation MNQSDQVNQPQTAWETDQWPDGVSPTMTEDYNFPIFKLLDDSATDYPDKVFTVFNGASKTYAQVKDTADRIAYFLSQRGIAKGDKVAIFLPNLPHFPEILFGILKAGAVAVNCNPIYTPTELNHQLKDSQSKIVFCMDHPQFYPNTVKAIEGTGVKEVVICNIKSYLPKFKAFLGGILGKIPKAAAHQPGHIMYDDMVAGSRPEPPQVEINPVEDTAIMLYTGGTTGVPKGAELTHTNFSYDVTALLEYLRARHGEGKPLEKAYKGGFHTFLGVLPWYHSFGITTALLSAVGTGSRLVCVPDPRAGNPPFTEVLKAVQNYKPTLMPAVPTIFVAFTNHPLVDDYDLSSLMACFSGGAPLPPEVCRQFEEKTGAVIFEGYGLTETSPVVTANPTNKEQRKIGSIGFPIPGTHVKILDIEDPTKELPRGEDGEVAACGPQIMKGYWQRPDANEEVFVTHDGKRYFLTGDIGHIDEDGYILITDRKKDMIIVGGFNVYPRDVEDILYTHPKVELCAVVGVPHPKSGETVKAFIKLKEGETATEEEISAFCKENMAGYKRPRTIEFREEIPVSNIGKVLRRVLRDEETAN, via the coding sequence ATGAATCAATCGGATCAAGTGAATCAACCCCAAACCGCCTGGGAAACCGACCAATGGCCGGACGGTGTATCCCCCACCATGACTGAGGATTACAATTTCCCCATCTTTAAACTGCTGGACGATTCGGCAACGGATTACCCGGACAAGGTGTTCACCGTATTTAACGGGGCCTCCAAAACCTATGCCCAGGTAAAGGACACCGCCGACCGCATTGCCTACTTCCTCTCCCAAAGGGGGATTGCCAAAGGGGACAAGGTGGCCATTTTTCTGCCCAACCTGCCCCATTTCCCGGAAATTCTTTTCGGCATCCTCAAGGCCGGGGCCGTGGCCGTGAACTGCAACCCCATTTACACACCCACCGAACTCAACCACCAATTGAAGGACTCCCAGTCAAAAATCGTTTTCTGCATGGACCACCCTCAATTTTATCCCAACACGGTCAAGGCCATCGAGGGGACAGGGGTGAAAGAGGTGGTGATCTGCAATATCAAAAGCTACCTGCCAAAATTCAAAGCCTTTCTCGGCGGGATTCTGGGCAAAATCCCCAAGGCCGCCGCCCACCAGCCCGGCCATATCATGTACGATGATATGGTGGCCGGATCACGGCCGGAACCGCCACAGGTGGAGATCAACCCCGTGGAGGATACCGCCATCATGCTCTACACCGGGGGCACCACCGGGGTTCCCAAGGGGGCCGAACTCACCCACACCAATTTCAGCTACGATGTCACAGCCCTGCTGGAGTATCTCAGGGCACGCCACGGCGAAGGCAAGCCACTGGAAAAAGCATATAAAGGCGGATTCCACACATTTCTGGGGGTTCTGCCCTGGTACCACAGTTTCGGTATTACCACGGCCCTGCTTTCGGCGGTGGGCACGGGCAGCCGCCTGGTGTGCGTCCCCGATCCCAGGGCCGGCAATCCTCCGTTTACAGAAGTACTCAAGGCCGTCCAGAACTACAAGCCCACCCTGATGCCGGCGGTGCCCACCATTTTCGTGGCCTTTACCAACCATCCCCTGGTGGATGATTACGATTTATCTTCCCTGATGGCCTGTTTTTCAGGGGGCGCCCCCCTGCCGCCGGAAGTCTGCCGGCAGTTTGAAGAAAAAACAGGAGCGGTTATTTTCGAGGGCTACGGCCTGACGGAAACCTCCCCGGTGGTCACGGCCAATCCCACCAATAAAGAACAACGGAAAATCGGGTCCATCGGTTTCCCCATTCCCGGCACCCATGTAAAAATACTGGACATTGAAGACCCGACAAAAGAACTGCCCCGGGGAGAGGACGGGGAAGTGGCGGCCTGCGGTCCCCAGATCATGAAAGGCTACTGGCAGCGGCCCGATGCCAATGAAGAGGTTTTCGTCACCCATGACGGAAAACGTTACTTTTTAACCGGCGACATCGGCCACATTGACGAAGATGGATACATCCTCATCACGGACCGGAAAAAGGATATGATCATCGTGGGCGGGTTTAATGTTTATCCCAGGGACGTTGAAGATATCCTCTACACCCACCCCAAGGTGGAACTCTGCGCCGTTGTGGGCGTTCCCCATCCCAAAAGCGGCGAAACCGTCAAGGCCTTCATCAAACTCAAAGAGGGTGAAACCGCCACGGAAGAAGAAATTTCAGCTTTTTGTAAAGAAAACATGGCCGGGTACAAACGCCCCAGAACCATTGAGTTCAGGGAGGAAATCCCGGTATCCAACATCGGCAAGGTACTTCGCCGGGTACTCCGGGACGAAGAAACCGCAAATTAG
- a CDS encoding peroxiredoxin, translated as MAEEVDAGCTRPTGGPVEEKSQEETPQIDRQEKEKTSMIRVGKKAPDFTAAGYQKGNFINVTLSDYLGKWVLLCFYPGDFTFVUATEISAVAEKNPEFEKLGVQLLSMSIDSMFVHKMWDDKELSKMVDGGVPFPMLSDAGGRIGEIYGVYDEDAGVETRGRFIIDPDGIVQGYEVLTPPVGRNVNETLRQVQAFQLVRESKGAQATPSGWKPGKKTLKPGPDLVGNVWKEWTVDMAFD; from the coding sequence ATGGCTGAAGAAGTTGATGCTGGGTGCACCCGGCCCACAGGCGGCCCTGTGGAAGAAAAAAGCCAAGAAGAAACACCTCAAATCGACCGTCAGGAAAAGGAGAAAACATCCATGATCAGAGTCGGAAAAAAAGCACCGGATTTCACGGCAGCCGGATATCAGAAAGGAAATTTTATCAATGTGACTCTTTCAGACTACCTGGGGAAATGGGTACTGCTCTGCTTTTATCCCGGCGATTTCACCTTTGTCTGAGCCACTGAAATTTCAGCAGTTGCTGAAAAAAACCCTGAGTTCGAAAAATTAGGCGTCCAATTGCTTTCCATGAGCATTGATTCCATGTTCGTCCATAAGATGTGGGACGACAAAGAGCTGTCCAAGATGGTGGACGGCGGCGTCCCCTTCCCCATGCTCTCCGATGCCGGCGGCCGCATCGGTGAAATATACGGGGTTTACGACGAGGACGCCGGCGTGGAGACCCGGGGGCGTTTTATTATCGACCCCGACGGTATCGTCCAGGGCTATGAGGTCCTGACCCCGCCCGTGGGCCGGAATGTCAATGAAACCCTGCGCCAGGTCCAGGCCTTCCAGCTGGTCCGTGAGTCAAAGGGGGCACAGGCCACACCATCAGGCTGGAAACCGGGCAAAAAGACATTAAAACCCGGCCCCGATCTGGTGGGCAATGTCTGGAAAGAATGGACCGTTGACATGGCTTTTGACTGA
- a CDS encoding TIGR04211 family SH3 domain-containing protein: MRLKYLILIGLIVLGLAMPLQAKTIYVRGVTKITMRTGPGTSNKIVAMLLSGTKLEIIEYQKDWSQVVTDDGKTGWVLTRFLTEEVPRALVVKQLKAENQRLETALEEARETGRDLETKNQTLTGIEKKYRALQKASADYLKLDAEHKELLKTSEAQKTQIQDLQQSLNDEEKLWFLSGAGVFIVGLILGLSTRKKKNSSLLS, from the coding sequence ATGAGACTGAAATATTTGATTCTGATCGGGTTGATTGTATTGGGACTGGCAATGCCGCTGCAGGCGAAAACCATTTATGTCCGGGGGGTGACCAAAATCACCATGCGCACAGGCCCGGGCACGAGCAATAAAATTGTGGCCATGCTGCTGTCAGGGACCAAGCTTGAGATCATTGAATACCAGAAGGACTGGTCACAGGTGGTGACCGATGACGGCAAAACCGGATGGGTGCTCACCCGGTTCCTCACCGAAGAGGTGCCCAGGGCCCTTGTGGTCAAACAACTGAAAGCGGAGAACCAGCGCCTTGAGACCGCCCTTGAAGAGGCCCGTGAAACGGGCCGGGATCTGGAAACAAAAAATCAGACCCTCACTGGCATCGAAAAAAAATACAGGGCACTTCAGAAGGCTTCTGCGGATTATCTGAAACTGGATGCCGAGCATAAAGAACTGCTTAAAACATCGGAAGCCCAGAAAACCCAGATCCAGGACCTGCAGCAAAGCCTTAACGATGAGGAAAAACTCTGGTTTCTTTCCGGGGCCGGGGTGTTCATCGTGGGGCTGATTCTGGGGCTGAGCACCCGGAAGAAAAAGAACAGTTCCCTTTTGTCCTAA
- a CDS encoding HAMP domain-containing protein: MKLGLRGKLLLSVCSLLFISLAISISVITINTFKATKAQALEKTFIMTEKFRNQIQIQMDTALDTARNTALALAGFKHHGNMPGRAELNQMLKNVLEGNPELMGLWTVWEPNALDGRDEEFKGTQAHDDTGRYIAYWNRVGGLHIEACVEYEDGTTTGYYTYPRATGKELVTEPTTYEIGGKPVTVVSACAPVMVNGKFLGLVGADFSMEKMQELISEIKAYETGYGALITDTGKFAAHPNKDVTGKNIKDYLSPATVSALSRGEEITETFTSKVSHQKLQTIFLPIELGRTGKSWHMSVGVPIDEVMAQARSLRNISIIIGLITMVVLFGAIYYIAGAVIVRPVNQVVDGLNDIAQGEGDTTKRLEAQSKDEIGDLARAFNLFMDKLQSLLTTISGNAQDVDQSSNDLAGLAQGLASGAGDTSEKSQSVAAATEQMNTNITSVAAAMEEASANITMVASATEEMTSTINEIAGNSERARSIAGDAVSKTQTASSRMTELGQAAQEIGKVTDTINDISEQTNLLALNATIEAARAGEAGKGFAVVASEIKDLARQTAEATNDIKAKIDGIQTSAKGSVSEITEVARVIEDVNDIVTTIASAVEEQSIATQEISGNIGNASTGVAEVGENMAQISSASTEIAADIAQVNTLAGRISTDSTKVNDNAGGLSKLSGRLKELLSTFKI, from the coding sequence ATGAAACTGGGATTACGAGGAAAACTGCTGCTCTCCGTTTGCAGCCTGCTTTTCATCTCCCTGGCGATCTCCATTTCTGTGATCACCATCAATACCTTTAAGGCAACCAAGGCACAGGCCCTGGAAAAAACCTTTATCATGACGGAAAAATTCAGGAACCAGATCCAGATTCAAATGGATACGGCCCTGGATACGGCCCGCAATACCGCCCTGGCCCTGGCCGGCTTCAAACACCACGGCAATATGCCCGGAAGAGCGGAACTCAACCAGATGCTGAAAAACGTTCTTGAGGGCAACCCCGAACTCATGGGGCTGTGGACGGTCTGGGAACCCAATGCCCTGGACGGCAGGGACGAGGAATTCAAAGGCACCCAGGCCCACGACGACACCGGCCGTTACATTGCCTATTGGAACCGGGTGGGCGGACTTCACATCGAAGCCTGTGTGGAATATGAAGACGGCACCACCACCGGCTACTACACCTACCCCAGGGCCACTGGAAAAGAACTGGTCACCGAGCCCACCACCTACGAAATCGGCGGTAAGCCGGTCACTGTGGTCTCCGCCTGTGCTCCCGTCATGGTCAACGGAAAATTTCTGGGGCTTGTCGGCGCCGATTTTTCCATGGAAAAAATGCAGGAACTGATTTCCGAAATCAAGGCCTATGAGACCGGTTACGGAGCGTTGATCACGGATACCGGGAAATTTGCCGCCCATCCCAATAAAGATGTAACGGGGAAAAATATAAAAGATTATCTCTCCCCGGCCACCGTCTCCGCCCTGTCAAGGGGAGAGGAAATTACGGAAACCTTTACCAGCAAGGTCAGCCACCAAAAGCTTCAGACCATATTTCTGCCCATCGAACTGGGCAGGACCGGGAAATCCTGGCATATGTCCGTGGGCGTCCCCATAGACGAGGTCATGGCCCAGGCCCGCTCCCTTCGGAATATCTCCATCATCATCGGCCTGATTACCATGGTTGTGCTTTTCGGGGCCATTTATTACATTGCCGGCGCCGTTATCGTCCGGCCGGTGAACCAGGTGGTGGACGGTCTCAACGACATTGCCCAGGGCGAAGGGGATACCACCAAACGCCTGGAGGCCCAATCAAAGGATGAAATCGGGGACCTGGCAAGGGCATTCAACCTTTTCATGGATAAACTCCAATCCCTGCTCACCACCATCTCAGGCAATGCACAGGATGTAGACCAGTCCTCCAACGACCTGGCCGGGCTGGCCCAGGGGCTGGCAAGCGGCGCCGGGGACACCTCGGAAAAATCCCAGTCCGTTGCCGCGGCCACCGAGCAGATGAACACCAATATCACCTCTGTGGCGGCAGCCATGGAGGAAGCATCGGCCAACATCACCATGGTGGCGTCGGCCACAGAGGAGATGACCTCCACCATCAATGAAATCGCCGGGAACTCGGAACGGGCGAGATCCATTGCCGGGGATGCCGTATCCAAGACCCAGACCGCGTCCAGCCGTATGACCGAACTGGGCCAGGCCGCCCAGGAAATCGGCAAGGTCACGGACACCATCAATGATATTTCAGAGCAGACCAATTTGCTGGCCCTGAACGCCACCATTGAAGCGGCACGGGCCGGGGAAGCGGGCAAGGGCTTTGCCGTTGTTGCCTCTGAAATCAAGGATCTGGCCCGCCAGACCGCAGAAGCCACCAATGACATCAAGGCTAAAATCGACGGGATTCAGACCTCTGCCAAAGGGTCGGTATCTGAAATCACCGAGGTTGCCCGGGTCATTGAAGATGTCAACGACATTGTGACCACCATCGCCTCGGCCGTGGAAGAGCAGTCCATTGCCACCCAGGAAATCTCCGGCAATATCGGCAACGCCTCCACCGGCGTGGCCGAAGTCGGGGAAAACATGGCCCAGATTTCATCGGCCTCCACTGAAATCGCCGCTGACATCGCCCAGGTCAATACCCTGGCAGGGAGAATTTCCACGGACAGCACCAAGGTCAACGACAATGCCGGCGGCCTCTCAAAGCTTTCCGGCAGGCTGAAGGAGCTTCTCTCAACCTTTAAAATCTAA
- the nadB gene encoding L-aspartate oxidase: MIKTDFLVIGSGIAGLSYALKVAEHGSVSIVTKKKIQKTNTALAQGGVASVFGKTDSFDLHVEDTLKAGDGLCTEEVVRMVVENGPDRMRELVDLGARFNMEGKGKYEFSLGREGGHSQKRIIHAHDLTGKEIEDALIAQVEAHENITILENHIAVNLITFSTSIRSGLVRTQHENICCGAYVLDNDTGKVETFYAGITLLATGGASKVYLYTSNPDIATGDGIAMAYRAGASVANMEFVQFHPTCLYHPEAKNFLVSEAVRGEGAYLIDEKGRRFMEDYSPDKELACRDVVARAIDNELKKTGADSVYLDITHKDADFIRKRFPNIHGKCLEFGIDITKQPIPVVPAAHYMCGGVATDLNGRTDVQRLYAVGETACTGLHGANRLASNSLLEALVYAHNASRASVEEFRNIGNKVTVTLDPWDETNTLDSDEAIVVTHNWDEIRRLMWNYVGIVRSDKRLIRAQRRIENIQQEIDAYYWDFKITSDLIELRNLATVAELIIKSALMRKESRGLHYNLWYPERDDVNCLQQTILQKQF, from the coding sequence ATGATTAAAACCGACTTTTTGGTGATCGGCAGCGGTATTGCCGGTTTAAGCTATGCCCTCAAGGTTGCCGAACACGGCAGTGTCAGCATTGTAACCAAGAAAAAAATCCAAAAGACCAATACGGCCCTGGCCCAGGGCGGGGTGGCCTCGGTATTCGGCAAGACCGATTCCTTTGACCTCCATGTGGAGGATACCCTCAAGGCCGGGGACGGTTTGTGCACCGAAGAGGTGGTGCGCATGGTGGTTGAAAACGGGCCGGACCGGATGCGGGAACTGGTGGATCTGGGGGCCCGGTTCAATATGGAGGGCAAGGGAAAATATGAATTTTCCCTGGGCCGGGAAGGGGGGCACTCCCAAAAACGGATCATCCATGCCCATGACCTTACCGGCAAAGAGATTGAGGACGCCCTTATTGCACAAGTCGAGGCCCATGAAAATATCACCATCCTGGAAAACCATATTGCGGTGAACCTGATCACCTTTTCAACCAGCATCAGAAGCGGGCTGGTCAGGACCCAGCATGAAAATATCTGCTGCGGGGCCTATGTGCTGGACAACGATACCGGGAAAGTCGAAACCTTTTACGCCGGCATCACCCTTTTGGCCACGGGCGGGGCATCCAAGGTTTACCTGTATACCTCAAATCCGGATATCGCCACCGGGGACGGCATTGCCATGGCCTACAGGGCCGGCGCCTCAGTCGCCAATATGGAATTTGTCCAGTTTCATCCCACCTGCCTCTACCATCCCGAGGCCAAGAACTTTCTGGTTTCCGAGGCGGTCCGGGGGGAAGGGGCCTATCTCATTGACGAGAAGGGCCGGCGTTTCATGGAAGACTATTCCCCGGACAAGGAGCTTGCCTGCAGAGACGTGGTGGCCCGGGCCATTGACAATGAACTGAAGAAAACAGGTGCCGATTCCGTATACCTGGACATCACCCACAAGGATGCGGATTTTATCCGGAAACGCTTCCCCAATATCCACGGCAAATGCCTGGAGTTCGGCATCGATATCACCAAACAGCCCATTCCGGTGGTGCCGGCGGCCCACTATATGTGCGGAGGGGTGGCCACGGACCTCAACGGCCGTACCGACGTCCAGCGCCTCTATGCCGTGGGTGAAACCGCCTGTACCGGACTTCACGGGGCCAACCGCCTGGCTTCCAATTCCCTGCTGGAAGCCCTGGTCTACGCCCATAATGCCAGCCGGGCCTCGGTGGAGGAATTCAGGAATATCGGCAACAAGGTTACCGTTACCCTGGATCCCTGGGACGAGACCAATACCCTGGACAGCGACGAAGCCATTGTGGTGACCCACAACTGGGATGAGATCCGGCGGCTCATGTGGAACTACGTGGGCATTGTGCGGTCGGACAAGCGGCTGATCCGGGCCCAGCGCCGCATTGAAAATATCCAGCAGGAAATTGATGCGTATTACTGGGACTTTAAAATCACCTCCGACCTCATTGAACTGCGCAACCTGGCCACGGTGGCGGAACTGATCATTAAATCCGCCCTCATGCGCAAGGAAAGCCGGGGGCTGCACTACAACCTCTGGTATCCGGAACGGGATGATGTAAACTGTCTGCAGCAGACCATTCTCCAAAAGCAGTTTTAA
- the ubiE gene encoding bifunctional demethylmenaquinone methyltransferase/2-methoxy-6-polyprenyl-1,4-benzoquinol methylase UbiE, protein MNEELDFVKEMFDKIAPKYDFLNRLLSMRQDVMWRREMARAAKLEKGARALDVACGTCDVGLEISRQLKDKAGIIGLDFSLGMLELGREKLAAQNNGTIKLINGDGLNLPLKDSLFDAGFIAFGIRNIMDRKRALKEFYRTLKPGGRLVVLELTTPERGIFRKIYLGYFQKVLPLVGSMFSKHNNAYTYLPASVLKFPDAPTFCSIMKSAGFSGIRFKPMTLGIVTLFVGTKPR, encoded by the coding sequence ATGAATGAAGAACTGGATTTTGTCAAAGAAATGTTTGACAAAATTGCCCCTAAATACGATTTTCTAAACCGGCTGCTGAGCATGCGGCAGGATGTGATGTGGCGCAGGGAAATGGCAAGGGCGGCGAAGCTTGAAAAAGGTGCCAGGGCCCTGGATGTGGCCTGCGGCACCTGTGATGTGGGGCTGGAAATATCCAGACAATTGAAGGACAAAGCGGGCATTATCGGTCTGGATTTTTCCTTGGGCATGCTGGAACTGGGCCGGGAAAAGCTGGCCGCCCAAAACAATGGCACCATAAAACTGATTAACGGGGACGGACTGAACCTTCCCCTGAAAGACAGCCTTTTTGATGCTGGTTTTATTGCCTTCGGCATCCGGAACATCATGGACCGGAAACGGGCCCTTAAAGAATTTTACAGGACGCTGAAACCCGGGGGCCGCCTGGTGGTACTGGAGTTGACCACGCCTGAGCGGGGAATCTTCAGAAAAATCTACCTGGGATATTTCCAAAAAGTCCTCCCCCTGGTCGGCTCCATGTTTTCAAAGCATAACAATGCCTATACCTATCTGCCGGCATCGGTACTGAAATTCCCAGACGCCCCCACATTCTGCAGCATCATGAAATCCGCCGGTTTTTCAGGCATCCGGTTCAAGCCAATGACCCTGGGCATTGTCACCCTCTTTGTGGGGACCAAACCCCGATGA
- the dnaJ gene encoding molecular chaperone DnaJ encodes MSDKRDYYEVLGVDRDADKAVLKKAYRKLAIKYHPDKNPDNKEAEDKFKEASEAYEVLTDENKRQIYDQFGHQGLEGAGHSGPSGFEDIFSSFGDIFEDFFGFGGGRGGRGGNRVQRGSDLRYNMTIDFMEAAFGTEKTISIPKLATCDDCDGSGAAPGSSAETCSHCQGTGQFIQSQGFFKVKTTCPYCKGRGTIIPNPCPKCRGNGRMEITRKVQVKIPAGVDVGSKLRLNGEGEASPSPNGPPGDLYVVINVKPHKFFQRDGTDIICAIDISFIQAALGDEITVPTLVGEEKFAIPKGTQYGDSFRLRGEGIASLRSGRRGDQIIKVIIKTPTKLSSKQKELLEEFDRLDSNKISNKLKNLFKNL; translated from the coding sequence ATGAGTGACAAACGCGATTATTACGAGGTGCTGGGGGTTGACCGGGATGCGGATAAAGCCGTACTGAAAAAAGCCTACCGGAAGCTGGCCATCAAGTACCATCCCGATAAAAATCCGGACAACAAGGAAGCTGAGGATAAATTCAAGGAGGCTTCAGAGGCCTACGAGGTCCTGACCGATGAAAACAAGCGGCAGATTTATGACCAATTCGGCCACCAGGGCCTGGAAGGGGCCGGCCATTCCGGACCCAGCGGGTTCGAGGATATCTTTTCAAGCTTCGGGGATATTTTTGAGGATTTTTTCGGTTTTGGCGGGGGCCGGGGCGGCCGGGGAGGCAACCGGGTGCAGCGGGGCTCGGACCTGCGGTACAATATGACCATCGACTTCATGGAAGCGGCCTTTGGCACTGAAAAAACCATTTCCATTCCAAAGCTGGCCACCTGCGACGACTGCGACGGGTCGGGGGCTGCCCCCGGTTCTTCTGCGGAAACCTGTTCCCACTGCCAGGGTACGGGCCAATTCATCCAGAGCCAGGGCTTTTTTAAGGTCAAAACCACCTGTCCCTACTGCAAGGGCAGGGGGACCATCATTCCCAATCCCTGTCCCAAATGCCGGGGCAACGGCCGAATGGAAATCACCCGCAAGGTCCAGGTCAAAATTCCGGCCGGCGTGGATGTGGGCTCCAAACTCCGCCTCAATGGTGAGGGCGAGGCCTCTCCTTCGCCCAACGGCCCTCCCGGGGATCTGTACGTGGTTATCAACGTTAAACCCCATAAGTTTTTCCAGCGGGACGGCACCGATATCATCTGTGCCATAGATATCTCTTTTATCCAGGCGGCCCTGGGGGATGAAATCACCGTGCCCACCCTGGTGGGCGAAGAAAAATTTGCCATTCCCAAAGGCACCCAGTACGGCGATTCTTTCCGGCTCAGGGGAGAGGGGATCGCCTCTTTGCGGTCCGGCAGGCGGGGGGACCAGATCATCAAGGTGATAATCAAAACCCCCACCAAGCTCAGCTCCAAGCAGAAAGAACTGCTGGAAGAGTTTGACCGGCTGGATTCCAACAAGATTTCCAACAAACTGAAAAATCTATTTAAGAACCTGTAA
- a CDS encoding small multi-drug export protein: protein MKHTLFHTVEGRLLILGLFLAAVFILLTGIYAVVDIDTAKVFVLVLLAHFVGSRAGGIGLCILNGFSPAATIGYNFFVEILIVCFTYSGFVLSTTNYLRVEWINRFMGRLAGKALEKKDKIERWGWIGIFSFVMAPLPVTGPVIGSIIGYMLRMRLVSNFTATALGTLSATVIWCYGFEFLEQRFQMVQYIFAVICVLIIIPYLKPIKRFIESLTKEHPDQ from the coding sequence ATGAAACATACGCTTTTTCATACGGTGGAGGGCAGACTCCTGATACTCGGGCTTTTCCTTGCTGCCGTTTTTATTCTGCTCACAGGGATTTATGCGGTGGTGGACATCGACACTGCAAAAGTCTTTGTCCTGGTACTGCTGGCCCATTTCGTGGGCAGCCGGGCCGGGGGCATCGGCCTGTGCATCCTTAACGGATTCAGCCCGGCCGCGACCATCGGCTATAATTTCTTTGTGGAAATCCTGATCGTCTGTTTCACCTACAGCGGATTTGTCCTGAGTACCACCAACTACCTGAGGGTGGAATGGATAAACCGGTTCATGGGACGGCTGGCGGGCAAGGCCCTGGAGAAAAAGGATAAGATTGAACGCTGGGGCTGGATCGGTATTTTCAGCTTTGTCATGGCCCCCCTGCCGGTTACCGGCCCGGTCATCGGCTCCATCATCGGATACATGCTCAGGATGCGGCTGGTCAGCAATTTCACAGCCACCGCCCTGGGGACACTCTCGGCCACGGTGATCTGGTGCTACGGATTTGAATTTCTGGAGCAGCGCTTCCAGATGGTCCAGTATATTTTTGCCGTCATCTGTGTGCTGATCATCATCCCCTATCTCAAACCCATCAAACGGTTCATAGAATCCCTGACAAAGGAACACCCGGACCAATAA
- the queD gene encoding 6-carboxytetrahydropterin synthase QueD has protein sequence MFELKVKTRFAGAHQLAMVGQKCENLHGHNWYVEVHVRGDALNSAGVLADFGDIKRAVRAVVDGELDHKYLNELPAFNGGQPTSERIAVYIAQRVQSILDKELEEKVIVSRVMAWESDDACAVYYPED, from the coding sequence ATGTTTGAATTAAAGGTTAAAACCCGGTTTGCCGGCGCCCACCAGCTTGCCATGGTGGGGCAGAAATGTGAAAACCTCCACGGCCACAATTGGTACGTTGAGGTGCATGTGCGGGGAGACGCGCTGAATTCCGCAGGGGTACTGGCGGATTTCGGTGATATTAAACGGGCGGTCCGGGCCGTTGTGGACGGGGAGCTTGACCATAAATATCTTAACGAACTGCCCGCTTTCAACGGGGGGCAGCCCACCTCCGAGCGCATTGCCGTTTATATTGCCCAGCGGGTTCAGTCCATCCTGGATAAGGAATTGGAAGAGAAAGTCATTGTCTCACGGGTGATGGCCTGGGAGTCCGACGACGCCTGCGCCGTTTATTATCCCGAAGACTAG